One window from the genome of Anopheles coluzzii chromosome X, AcolN3, whole genome shotgun sequence encodes:
- the LOC125906742 gene encoding uncharacterized protein LOC125906742 yields MSDNESEVFAAATEGPFVTERKKPGRNETAELRAMVAELQLKLEQAVQLNSGGGKIEVAESLVEAGNEGMDRSDRPCRGRNELWERVPDIRELREVIHPFDPRDPDAAAWLKNFDETSEVYGWKEVVKLHCARSLSGCAKLWWEVNQSKIKTWSNFEGALLAGFPSSKNAAFYHNWLVTRKWRKEETPTEYVYAMLAMGCKGGFNEETTTSYIVNGLGEMWRGARVAASRVTTIEGLLKEIAWVENITAVAEHSRHVDRVGERRCFTCGSAEHAARACNKG; encoded by the coding sequence ATGAGTGATAACGAAAGCGAAGTTTTCGCAGCGGCCACAGAGGGACCGTTCGTGACGGAGCGGAAGAAGCCAGGCCGCAATGAGACAGCCGAGTTGAGAGCAATGGTGGCCGAATTACAACTAAAACTCGAGCAAGCGGTGCAACTTAACAGTGGCGGAGGAAAGATAGAAGTAGCAGAAAGTTTAGTAGAGGCTGGCAACGAAGGGATGGATAGAAGTGATAGGCCGTGCCGAGGACGAAACGAATTGTGGGAACGAGTGCCAGATATCAGGGAGCTGCGCGAGGTCATTCACCCGTTTGACCCTAGGGACCCTGATGCAGCAGCATGGCTGAAAAACTTCGACGAGACGAGTGAAGTGTACGGGTGGAAAGAGGTAGTGAAACTACACTGCGCACGGAGCCTTAGCGGATGCGCTAAACTGTGGTGGGAAGTAAACCAGAGCAAAATCAAAACGTGGTCCAATTTCGAAGGTGCGCTACTGGCCGGATTCCCATCATCTAAAAACGCAGCATTTTACCACAACTGGCTGGTGACAAGAAAATGGCGCAAGGAAGAGACACCCACCGAGTACGTGTACGCCATGTTAGCTATGGGATGCAAAGGCGGGTTTAACGAGGAGACTACGACGAGTTATATTGTGAACGGGCTAGGCGAGATGTGGCGGGGTGCAAGGGTAGCAGCGAGTCGCGTAACAACGATCGAAGGCCTACTCAAGGAAATCGCCTGGGTGGAAAACATTACCGCAGTGGCTGAGCATAGCAGACACGTCGATCGAGTAGGGGAGAGGAGGTGCTTTACCTGTGGATCGGCGGAGCATGCGGCGCGAGCGTGCAACAAGGGTTGA